A genomic segment from Haladaptatus sp. R4 encodes:
- a CDS encoding winged helix-turn-helix domain-containing protein, with protein sequence MQQRVQAPDDTDDSQTKPPTDVLSELPPSAKLVAKTLEYNDDALTQGELADKTLLPARTVRYALTQLEDHDLVNSRFSFTDARKRCYSLSFD encoded by the coding sequence ATGCAACAACGTGTACAAGCTCCCGATGATACAGACGATTCACAAACAAAACCACCGACTGACGTGCTGTCCGAACTTCCACCAAGTGCAAAACTAGTCGCAAAGACACTCGAATACAACGACGATGCGCTCACACAGGGTGAACTCGCCGATAAAACCTTACTCCCAGCACGCACAGTTCGCTACGCACTCACCCAACTCGAAGACCACGATCTTGTCAACTCACGCTTCTCATTTACTGATGCACGAAAACGCTGCTATTCTCTTTCCTTCGACTAA
- a CDS encoding serine hydrolase, whose amino-acid sequence MSHFTDGQKQKLHAAFNRQLDVGLHHGAQLAVYMDGELAIDFAGGLTGPGGKPTTSETPHIVFSCTKPYVGVGLHQLVEQGNANYDDPVVDHWPEFADEGSQKAEITLRHVLSHTAGIPYGEFDERADKWGDWDAVVQAMEDIDPIFDPGEQPAYHTFNYGWLVGELIHRISGQHVDEYIAQNVFEPLDMNDTSLGLNEDEEDTVATLTGFEVLDRCRDPGEGLGIPASESAEAFNQEAVHRAVIPAANGIGTARDMARFYACIANGGELTGNRILSTDTVEIATQTHAETESDGTLSRPVRYALGFWTGGLANDMFGTVSTERMFGHAGLGSIFGWGDPEHSIGFAYVTNGIREESYEHAARVNAMSDAVRLLSQQ is encoded by the coding sequence ATGTCACACTTCACTGATGGACAAAAGCAAAAACTCCATGCAGCGTTTAACCGGCAACTTGACGTCGGCCTTCATCACGGGGCACAACTAGCGGTCTACATGGACGGGGAACTTGCGATTGATTTTGCTGGTGGTCTAACTGGTCCCGGTGGCAAACCAACAACGTCAGAAACACCTCACATCGTGTTTTCATGCACGAAGCCATACGTCGGTGTTGGACTGCACCAACTCGTTGAGCAAGGCAATGCGAATTACGACGATCCAGTCGTTGATCACTGGCCAGAATTCGCGGACGAAGGGAGTCAAAAAGCCGAGATTACTCTCCGACACGTGTTGAGCCACACCGCTGGAATTCCGTACGGGGAATTCGACGAGCGAGCCGATAAGTGGGGAGACTGGGATGCGGTTGTTCAAGCAATGGAAGACATCGACCCGATTTTCGATCCTGGTGAACAACCAGCGTATCATACATTCAACTATGGCTGGTTGGTTGGTGAACTCATTCACCGAATCAGCGGGCAACACGTCGATGAGTATATCGCTCAAAACGTGTTTGAGCCCCTGGATATGAACGATACCAGCCTCGGACTCAACGAGGATGAAGAGGATACTGTCGCTACGCTAACTGGCTTCGAAGTGCTTGACCGGTGCCGTGACCCGGGAGAAGGGCTAGGGATACCAGCTAGTGAGTCAGCAGAAGCGTTCAATCAGGAGGCCGTTCATCGGGCAGTAATCCCAGCTGCAAATGGTATCGGAACAGCACGGGATATGGCACGATTCTACGCTTGTATCGCGAACGGAGGTGAGCTTACTGGAAACCGGATTTTGAGCACAGATACTGTAGAAATAGCGACTCAAACCCACGCTGAGACCGAATCCGACGGGACGCTTTCGCGACCAGTTCGCTATGCGCTTGGCTTCTGGACGGGCGGCTTAGCTAATGATATGTTCGGAACTGTAAGCACCGAACGAATGTTTGGCCACGCCGGACTTGGAAGTATCTTTGGTTGGGGAGATCCAGAACACAGTATCGGATTTGCTTATGTGACCAATGGCATCCGCGAAGAGTCATACGAGCATGCCGCACGGGTGAATGCGATGTCCGATGCCGTACGATTGCTTAGTCAGCAGTAA
- a CDS encoding universal stress protein, translating to MDKSRAKAPAEAFDDTAAIDDRARNVLVHLTGSEIDQCLIREAGTYVTGTGGKLVLVNTMAPNEFMERQQAHAQIDHLPTYTICQAEESCRQHALKRGRQALVAFGIDYTAVGMVGRETDSLLTTAQQYDCGHLFLGDQQQSLLRRFTALSFSQVITRKFDGLVTVLRSARDEGKSNKRRWTMQG from the coding sequence ATGGATAAATCACGTGCGAAAGCTCCTGCCGAAGCATTTGACGACACAGCAGCGATCGATGATCGGGCACGAAATGTATTGGTCCATCTCACTGGTAGCGAGATCGATCAGTGTCTTATTCGTGAAGCAGGAACGTACGTCACAGGCACGGGTGGCAAGCTCGTACTGGTGAACACAATGGCTCCGAATGAGTTTATGGAGCGACAGCAAGCGCACGCTCAGATTGACCATCTTCCAACATACACTATTTGCCAAGCCGAAGAATCATGCCGTCAACACGCCCTCAAGCGTGGGCGACAAGCACTCGTGGCATTTGGCATTGACTATACCGCTGTTGGAATGGTTGGCCGAGAAACTGATTCCTTGCTTACCACTGCTCAGCAGTATGATTGTGGCCATCTCTTTCTCGGTGACCAACAGCAGTCGTTGCTTCGTCGTTTTACGGCTCTGAGTTTCAGTCAAGTGATCACACGCAAGTTTGATGGGCTTGTCACCGTGCTACGGTCTGCCCGTGACGAAGGGAAGTCTAATAAGCGACGCTGGACGATGCAAGGATGA
- a CDS encoding GntP family permease: protein MVHVNVPLVLGGQGPLVSLLVGVIAVVFLLVVLDLPAFVGLVIATFVVGTVSPQVPLGDVVSKTATGFGDGMAGIGIPILMAAIIGKAMTESGAADRIVRAFGTLSNGKTEISLFGSSFVMAIPVFFDNVFYLLAPLARSARSRTGGNYTLYIVVLAAGGVVTHGFIPPTPGPLLAVDNIGANLGTTMLIGVVVGLPTALVSGLAYGHWINRRLNIPLRDAMGTTVTEIEEVATTPIDQLPGLFEALLPIILAVGLVGAATTVDTLFSDNTLASAVTGYVGDPNFALTAAAMAAAFTYYRISDIGQSVFSDELTDALKSGGNIAAITAAGGAFGVMLQAAGAGDYIAGGLKGVGFGLLVTAWIIAAGVRVVQGSATVAIVTTSGIMAPFASQLSVNPAYLVMAIGAGASIFSWYNDSGFWIVKEIGGLTQKETLKTWTVVTTLVGVVGLITTLIASRIIPLA, encoded by the coding sequence ATGGTCCACGTAAACGTCCCTCTAGTGTTAGGCGGACAAGGTCCGCTTGTCTCATTGCTCGTCGGTGTTATCGCCGTCGTATTTCTCCTCGTCGTGCTCGACCTTCCAGCATTCGTCGGACTCGTCATCGCGACGTTCGTCGTCGGGACAGTCTCGCCACAAGTCCCGTTGGGCGATGTGGTAAGTAAAACGGCCACCGGATTCGGTGACGGGATGGCTGGGATTGGAATCCCGATCCTGATGGCAGCGATCATCGGGAAGGCGATGACAGAGAGCGGTGCGGCCGACCGCATCGTGCGCGCATTCGGTACGCTGAGTAATGGAAAAACCGAGATTTCTCTGTTCGGCAGTAGTTTCGTGATGGCGATTCCTGTGTTTTTCGACAACGTCTTTTACTTGCTTGCGCCCCTCGCGCGGTCCGCTCGGTCACGGACAGGCGGGAATTACACGCTTTACATAGTGGTTCTCGCCGCCGGTGGGGTGGTGACACACGGGTTTATCCCGCCGACACCAGGACCATTGCTTGCAGTCGATAATATCGGAGCTAATCTCGGGACCACGATGCTGATCGGCGTGGTCGTCGGACTCCCGACTGCACTTGTGTCGGGATTGGCTTACGGTCATTGGATCAACCGCCGGTTGAATATCCCGCTTCGGGACGCGATGGGGACGACGGTCACGGAAATCGAGGAAGTGGCCACGACACCGATAGACCAGCTTCCCGGTCTGTTCGAGGCACTTTTGCCGATCATTCTCGCCGTTGGACTCGTGGGCGCGGCCACTACCGTCGATACGTTATTCTCCGATAACACGCTTGCTTCCGCTGTGACGGGATACGTGGGCGACCCGAACTTTGCCCTAACCGCCGCTGCGATGGCGGCGGCATTCACGTACTACCGTATCAGTGACATAGGCCAGTCGGTGTTCTCAGACGAGTTGACAGACGCCCTCAAAAGCGGCGGCAACATCGCCGCGATCACCGCCGCCGGAGGCGCTTTCGGAGTTATGTTGCAGGCAGCGGGTGCCGGCGATTACATTGCCGGGGGACTCAAGGGCGTTGGATTCGGGCTACTCGTGACGGCGTGGATCATCGCCGCCGGAGTGCGCGTCGTTCAGGGATCCGCGACCGTTGCTATCGTGACTACGTCCGGAATCATGGCCCCGTTCGCCAGTCAACTCTCCGTCAACCCTGCGTACCTCGTAATGGCGATTGGTGCCGGTGCCTCAATCTTTTCATGGTATAACGACAGCGGCTTTTGGATCGTCAAAGAGATCGGTGGTCTCACACAAAAAGAGACACTCAAGACGTGGACGGTGGTCACCACCTTGGTCGGCGTCGTCGGTCTCATTACCACGCTGATTGCCTCACGAATAATCCCGCTCGCCTGA